The region TGCAgtgtgccacgtggcgcgaGGCCAGTGGCCACCGCAGAACACGCGAGGGGTTTAGTGGTTGTTGAAGTTGGTTGAAAgggaaaagagagaagaaaattgttgaagattttcaacaaaattaaagagcctgcggtgtgccacgtggcgcgaGGCCAGTGGCCACCGCAGGCGCGTGCAGAACACGTGAGGGGTTTAGTGGTTGTTGAAGTTGGTTGAAAgggaaaagagagaagaaaattgttgaagattttcaacaaaattaaagagcctgcggtgtgccacgtgacgcgccttgtctgcaggaaagagaattttttttttgctcctGCCACGTGGCTCGTTCTGATTTGTGGCTCCAgatttcgtttttccttatcttttgaactcaattatttcatcaaaaaaattattttctgaaaaaaaaaattataccaaaattcatgatttttttttctctataaatagagacttggttcgtttgatttggacacagaaaaaaaaaccaagttttttcactctcttattatctctctcaccatcttatttatctatctattagcatttgtattgaaatggatcccaacaatcaccatttcaacacccataattcttcaaacaacccattttacaaccaaaatcacaacaactatgaagatccaaatcaaatttcttaccaacgtcctcaaaatcccaccaattatcAAGTCTCACATCAACTcttcaaccaacgtcctcaaaatccaaactattatcaagtcccacatcaaatctccaaccaacgtcctcgaaatccaaactattatccagatccaaatcaatattcgtaccaacctcctcaaaacatacaaaattttaaccagacatcaattgttccaaactctcatccatcttatggatctgtgagatattcatctcaaacaccccagtctagtggttatatgccagTGGTTCCTGCAAATTTTCCGAGTGTTGATGTACCGGAATTTCCgaaattttcaacacaagtcaatcttggtagcgggtcagctgataatgaagtcaatgaaatcactcctaagagcaaaaaaGCCCATTCacccgcatggaacactgcacaaaatctagtgctaattagtgggtggattaattgtggaacaaacagtgttgtcggaagaaaccagaaaggagaaacattttggagagatattgttgagtattgtaatgagcattgctcattcgatcctccgcgcgattgggttgcctgccgaaaccgttggaattatatgaacacaagactgggtaaatggattggcgcttatgatagcgctaagcgtgagcaccgaagcggttggtcggaggatgatgttatcgcaagagcgcaggaattattcgcaagtgggaagattggtcaatttactttgatggaagaatggcgcgttctccgtgatcaaccacgtttttgtagtcaggtaggaggaaatagtggctcgagaagtagtggatctaagagatcacacgacagtgatgcaagtggctcaaactctataggatcaattcctcgtccaatgggtagggaggcagctaaaaaaaagagtaaaaagaaaattagagaagatgCCGACGAGGAGGTGGACAAAGAGTGGGATTCTTATATCCaattcaaggagaaagagcttgaacGATTGGACAAGATAGCATCGGTGTAAGCAGAGACTAACGAATTGATTAAAAATAAGACTAAtgcgatgaaagagaagactaatgctaagaaaattagtatgtatctaaagctaacttcggaagagcatctcaatgaccgtaagaaagagttgttagagcagttgtccaaagagctatttgaaaattaatttcaagcgagtctttgtctgtattcggtcaaacttgtcagtgatgtgaagtctgtagtgtttgctttaatgtttgctttaatgtttgctttaataattttcaagtggtgacagctatgtaatgtttgttttaatgtatgggtaactgtgtttgaatatgtaccactcaattcgaatcttgtccttttccgataattaactctggttgataacttatttcaaatccaccaaTGGTGTCAAGTCtatagtgtttgctttaataatttgcccgtgtgtcaagtcagtagtgtttggctttaagaattattcgggtaactgtgtttgaatatgtaccactcaattcgaatcttgttcttttccgataattaactctggttgataacttatttcaaatccaccagtggtgtcaagtctgtagtgtttgctttaataatttgcccgtggtgtcaagtcagtagtgtttggctttaataattctcgggtaactgtgtttgaatatgtaccactcaattcgaatcttgtcattttccgataattaactctggttgataacttatttcaaattcggcactcaaccaccattcaatgtacctatatatatggactcatagatccattgatgtaccaatatctcaaatctcttccaatctacttcaaatttcacaaaaaatggatccatcTGATTGTCCTTTTGATCTTGCAGCATACATTCAAAATAGTCAAATTGAAAAAGCTTATGTACTCAACCGATTTAGAGAGCGTCGAAGAAAAATTCGAGAAGATACTGCACCTCGTAGTAGAAAATATCTCGGTAGAGATCATACTGCGGCAAACCAGAGGCTAATTGGCGACTACTTTgtcaatgagcctacatatgacgatgcaatgtttcgtcgtcggtaccggatgcaaaaacatcttttcctttgaatcgttgatgacctttcaagtagtgataactacttcacccaacgcgttgatgcagccaataaacaaggtatatcacccttagaaaaatgtaccacagcaatgcgaatgttagcatatggtgtggcagcagatgcggtcgatgagtacatcaaaattggaGGTACTACAGCATTGGAGTGTTTACATAGATtatgtaaaggaatcatacgattgtatgagcaacagtacctgagagcaccaacccaagaagacctgcaaagaatactacatgctaatgacatgcgggggttcccaggcatgatcgggagtattgactgcatgcactaggagtggaaaaattgtcctaaagcatgggaaggtcaatttactagaggggataagggaaccacaacagttattcttgaagcagttgcaacttatgacctatggatctggcatgccttttttggatgtcctggaacgttgaacgacataaacgttctagatcggtcaccagtgtttgatgacgtggaacagggaaaggctccagctgtgaatttctttgtgaatcaacgtccctataatatggcatactatctagccgatggcatctatccttcttatccaactttcgtcaaaacgattagacttcctcaaagtgaacccgataagttatttgcaaaagttcaggagggatgttggaaggacatcgaacgtgcatttggagttcttcaagctcgttttaaaatcatccgtgaaccagctcgcttgtgggacatagatgacttgagtatcattatgaggtcatgcatcatattacataatatgattgtcgaggatgaacgagattcatatgctcaacgttggaccgattttgagcaatctggggaaggtggatctagtacacagcaaccatactcgaccgaggttttacccgcttttgcaaatcatgtgcgtgctagatccgagttgcgtgattcaaatgttcatcacgaactgcaagcagatctagtgaagcacatctgggcaaagtttggaatgtctcaggattgaagatgatttgtatcgtactaattacgttatttgtgtgttgtgtgcttagtttgttgtcttgcattttaagatattgtgtgcttagtttgttgtcttacattttattttaagaaaataaaataaattcttgtatgcttagtttgttgtcttgcattttaagttaagaaaaaaaaaattatagtctatatttaaaaaaataaataaattgttaagtgtttattgttttaatttaatttaaatcgataattgtaattttatgtaatgataaaaacaaaaatataaaattaaataaaaatgtgaaataaaaaagtggtggagtagggtgagtggtgagtggtggggtagggtgttgagagttaagtaaaaccattggagtgggtaattgttgaaagagtgttgaattggagagaaaagatgatgtggagtgttgggaagagaaaaagtggggtaggaaagggttaaacaaaacattttttgtttaaccattgtatatggtcttAGACAACAAGACCAAAACATCTAGAAGgaacatgaaattaaaaaaattaaaaataacagtCAAATTGATTATGTTGGGCGCAACAAATTTGtcacaaaaaatataaatactCTCGTGATTTGGAGTTGTGTAAAATCTTGATCAAGTTAGGCTTTGATTTGATTGTGTAGAGGAACTAACTTGATCAACGTTTTATCTTACCACATGAATTAATTTAAGTGACATTTTACATAATTAGGAATCATGGGTTTTCTCTAATTTTAATAACGAAGTTGTTAGCCCTCAAGACATTCAGGAACCAATTTGATCGATcctgtaaaataaaataacaaaaatgtGAAAAAGTAACAATAAGGTAATATTTTCTGGTCTAGGTTCTAGTAGGCCCAACTGTACAATTGAAGAAAGTGTTGTGTTATTGTCTTAACACGTATAAAATGGGTGTCACAGCGAGAAGTTGGCCGTCGCATTCGGCCTGATCTCCACCGAAGAAGGGGTGCCAAAACTGGTTGTGAAGAACCTGAGAATTTGTGGTGATTGCCACAATGCCTTCAAACTTATTTCAGCCTTTTTGATAGGGAAATCACTGTTAGAGATGCTCACAGGTTTCATTGCTTTAAGGAAGAGCATTGTTCATCATGCAAGAATTATTGGTGATCAAATAATCAAAGGTGCTTCTTTACGAGAACATAAACTATACTACCGTGTTAATTATATACCTAGTAAGCAGCAAAAGCAAATGTAACCATAGGAGAAATGACCAATGTAGTTTCTGTTTATCCAAAGAAAACTATCATTACCAACTTATCAACTCTTTGTCCATACTGGCATAGCTTGCCAAGTCGAAGCAGAAGCCTACTAAGTTTTCTCCTAAATTTCATTTGTAGATTGTGTTATCCCGAAGTTGATTGACATCAAATTCTATTTTTATGGAAAattaaaataggaaaattacCACTAACCATCGTTAACCTTTTGGAAAAACTTCATTGATtgctgtgtttttttttttttttgtacaaaatATAAGCTGTTTTCAGTTATATGATATATCATGGCACTTCTAAGTCAAGGCTACATGTGCCAACATTATTAGAAGAATTCCAATCCTCAAACGTATAAAAATCTCCACTGTCCATAACAATCTCCACCACAAAGTAGCAGGTTTGATGCtacccaaaaaaaatgtaccataatacatatacatatattgGAATTCTAAGTTTAGCATGCACTAGTGTATGTAATCAAGAATCATGATACTAATTAAGTACTTAATACAGATAACTTGAAAGTTCTAATTGCTAAACTATAATAGTGATTGATTGGTAATAACTATTCAATGGAAACGATGGCGCGAGCGCAAATTGTAATTCTTTGTAGTTCCAgaggttgtgattgaattctcTCCAATTTCTTCAGGAACTATATAGTCAGGATCATCAAGGCAATTCACATCATCTGGTAAATCTGCATCTATCCATTCGGACGAATCCACATAATCAGTTTTCATGTCCCAAGACAAGTCCTTTTGCTTTTGCATGTTGTTAACTTTGTTAGTTAGAGTTAGCAACATTTCATAGTTCAACATTTCATAGTCCCTGCATCATTAACAACCAATTCTCTATCAGATATGATAAGAAATCAATACACTTACTAATGAGAATGGTTTTTTACGTGATAATGGTAGAAATAAACTATGATTGACCGTTACATTTAATTATGAATGATCAATATTAAAACACCAAACCATGTAACTTACCTGTACGTGAAAATGGCGTATAGAAGTTGACATGAAGCAGCTATCATAAAAATTAACCTGGCCTTGTTTATTATCCATGTTTGCTTCTCAATGTCATCATTAGTTAAGCGAATGATGATTACTTCCATGAAGAGAGTAAAACAAAGCCCTGAAAACAAAACCATAATAGTTTTTAGCCAATAATTACTGATAGCACGTTTAGTCCTACCGTAAAATGCTCTAGAATCACTTCTGGTGAGAAACTATTAGTATGTTTGTATCAGCTTATTTTTTCTCGGCATCAATTATGGCACCCAGAAGCTATCATGTAAGCTATAAGCTTCACTCCATAACagattttgatttaaaaaacaATTGTAGGAGAATTTCTAAACATGCATTACAACTTAGCTTCTTAGATTCAAAGCAAATtatgaaaccaaacatgctattagagTCTATAAACTAGAAAATATTGGTTGGTACACTTACCTATGTATAGAAATGGTCTCACATTGTATGTTTGCTTTGTACTAGTCAGCATGAAGACGACAAAGATTGATATGGCATAAATGAAGAAAGCTTTAATCATTCGTGATTCAAGCAACATAGCATTTGTTAAAGCAGAAAGCTTGTCTAAAGCAGCAAACATGGTAGCTTGCTTTGATTCAAAAGATTCCTATAAAGTTCAAATAGAGAAtcctgattaaaaaaaatcattaagcatacatataaaaataaaaaataaaaaaataagccTTGTCCACTAAATTAAGTCGAGTATTTACAGACACGACCCATTTTACATTGGTTGTCGTAGACCTATCACGACATTCCTTTGTTACCCGGGCTTATGACCGACTATGACACAACCTAAGCATACATATATATCAAGAATTAATACAGCTACAAGAAGTTGCAAACCTGAGCAGACAATATTGTTTTTGAGTTTTCCATTAAATGATCATGAAGTGATTGAATCTGTCCTTGCCGCTGAAGAAGCTCCTCATGTTGTCTATGTCCATATTCAGCAAAATGTTGTAGTGCTTTCCTGCAATTCATCCATGAGGTCAACATTTTGTttccaaaaaataatttttgaattCAAATCATAATACTTAGACATCCAAATAGTGCAAACACTTAACAAACACCTCATTTTTCTTGCTGGCTTTATGTGTCAGTTTGGTTATTTTGCACTATGAAGATTTCTACAAATCATATTTACCCGTTCTCCTCTAGTGCTTTGGATAGAAATTCATTCAATGAATTTAGGCCCTCAAGTGCTATGGATTGTCCATTTAGAAGTTGTTGCTGCTTATCCAAGGAAATCTCAGCCATATTCCCAATATCATCAGCTTTGCTTTGCAAACTGTTCATCCTTGATGACATAGCCTCCCCAACTTTAATCACCTCATTCTCAATCTCAATGGCTTCATCTCTCAACTTTACAATTTCTTTCCCTAAATAAATGTAAGATTCCTTGAGCATTGCTACCCCATCCTCCAAATTCCTTTTCATCTCATCTTGCCCTTCTTGTAGCTGTGATTGTGATGCTGCAATTTTTGCAGTTTGATCATACACACTCCTTGAATGACTTAATACAACATCAATGTGACCTTCCACGGTTTTAGCTGTCTGAGCCACTTGTTGTGTGTGGATATTGATTGAATCAAGAGATTTATAAATCTCTTTTGAGTCTTGTAATAAATGTTCTGATTTCTCTTCAATGCTATCTAACTTGTCCTCTACATATTGAGCTGAACTTTTTAGATCAGTCACAAGTCTCTCAGTTTCATGCTTGAATGCATGTGCCCTATAAAAGTATACAAAACTTCATTTAAGTTGAGACaaacacaaacaacaacaataacaacaataacaacaataacaacaacaacaacaataacaaaaatctgTAGCCTACTAAATGAGGTCAGCTATATGGATCACTTGATCCATATTAAAGACATGAACAATTTTAAGTTGAGAGGAACACACCAAAAACAAGAggcttaattataattttttttttttgatataactTCAGCAATGCATGACTTTGATCTCTATACTTTCAATTGCTCCATTTAAGTCCATTTACTTTTGAAATTGAACAAATTTGAGCCCAGTCCGAACTATATTAGTTGCATTTGTAAAACTACAGTGACCAAAATTTCaatcaaggaagaaaaaaatgacATAAGGTTTAAGAAGATAAATTGTACTTAACTGTAACTGATAACAAATGGAGTTGGTTTCAAGGTAGAATTCAAGGTAAACCTTATGAGCAATGTCATCTAAGGCTCTTAAGCATGTTGCAATGGGAGATTTTGGATCACAGTCGGGAAAAGAAGACCTTCCAGAATGTCTCTGAAAGCAATCACTTAAATGCCAAGCAAGTCTGGATCTTTTCTCATTAGCAGCCAAAATCTCAGAACAACCAGCAAAAAGATGTTTATAAGCATTCTGCCAACAAGTGTTTGAGCCAACCATTTTCCTCTGAGCATTCTCTATTAATTTTCTTCCCTTTTGGTCATTGAATGCCTCAATGGAGAATTCAGCACTAGAACCTCTATAATCTCCTCCATTGGCATAAGAACTTCCACTAGAAGGGGTCTCTTGAGATGATGAAAACCAACCCCATGATTCACTTCTCAATGAGAAACACAGCAAAataagaacaagaagaagatatCTGCCATGACCCATTTGAGAATTTCACTTTTCACAAGTGAAGATTAATCCTGCATCAAAACACACcataaattaatcaaaatttTCAGTTTTCAGTCACAAAACTTTAAAATATCAAAAAACTGAGACAAGAGACATGCCAATACAAACTATAACATAAATTGAGTCAAGAAACAAAAAACTATATTTTGCTGAGACAAGATTAAATATTTTCCGGCTTCTCTAGACCAGTTAATCATGTTTCACCGTGTGTTTATtatgtttattgtttaagagAGTGACTGAGTAGGCCAAATTAAACCTTATTATGGCTTTCCAATTGTAGCAAAAGCGAAACAAGAAAGCCTCGATTCACTACCCTTTATTCTCTCATTTTTAATGGTGAAAACAAAATCACAAACCATCTTGCTTATGATTATGAATGAAGTTTAATGAGAATGTGAGAAAAGTGCAGGGGAAGGTTGAAACAGAGTCCACTATTGTTCTGTTCAATAATTCAATACCTGAGACTGAGAGAGAATGAAATGAAATCGGAAACTCAGAGAGAATAGAAATTGGAAGTTGATCAAGTGAAAGTGTGAAACGTTTTTTAGAACGAAAAAGCTAAGGTTCCCGCGGGTAAAAGACAACGATTTGTCTTATAAGGTACGGTTTTGTGTCGATTCTTCAAACCTATTACAACTGGTTGCGACTTTCTAATGGTCAACAATAATCATCAATAGAGGAAAATAATCGTTGCTTATTCAGGAAATTATCAGAGGATTTAATGTACCAGAGGAAAAGATTGTTAAAGTGAAAATTATTATGCATTGATATTATAAAAGTTTTTTATCTACCAACAATATTGGTCTTGTGGTAGACAAACAAGTCGTATACATAATtttcgatgtacaaaaaaaaaaaaacaagtcgTATACGAGTGGGGTAACAAAATGAAACTCTATAAAAGtcattaatcaaataaaaaatgaatgtcTGAAATTTCAACATATGATTGGaatataaataaaaactcaatCATACCTGACTTAATAATTAGTAAATAGCCTTCAGGAttaaattgagagaaagaaaattaataccTCTAGTAAATCCTCTTATTATTCAGTCagctttttctctttctattcCTACCTTTAATTTGTCTATTTCTAACAGACAAACACATCAGGTTTGAACTTGAAAGGGATATGTAAAAGCATAGAAACTTGGGGCTCAAGAAATATAAAGTTACTAGCATACTTTGTTTTTTCATTCCTCAATGGTCACTTTCTTAAATCATTTAAACTAAGATTATTTCAAGATTTTGGatgttaaataatatattaaaagtcaGTTACACCACATTATGAGTTGGAAGAGAATTTTCATGAAAGATTGAATCATTTGAAAATATATATGAAAAGTTATTTGAAAGCAGTCAATATCTGATATCTGTCACAtaattttaactaaaataagagAACTATTTAATAACAATAACTAATTTTCAAAATTCGTACTTATCTTTGTTATAAGTCCCCAGAATTCGAAATGACTACAACAATATCACGTATCTTCCACAACTATTTTGATTGGTAACTCCATGAATGCAGATCTAGTGGATCAGAGTGGGGCCAGCAGTAACTAACTAGTAATAACAGATGGGAGTGTAAGCAGTGTTGAAGATAGTTTATAGTGTCTCTCTaatagaattaattttgatactCAAGAgctatttaaatttatattcaattgattttgatttacaATCAATTGTAACAAGATATTTACATAAATCAGGATACTCTCAATTGTAAAAAAC is a window of Lotus japonicus ecotype B-129 chromosome 5, LjGifu_v1.2 DNA encoding:
- the LOC130718823 gene encoding protein GAMETE EXPRESSED 1-like, producing MGHGRYLLLVLILLCFSLRSESWGWFSSSQETPSSGSSYANGGDYRGSSAEFSIEAFNDQKGRKLIENAQRKMVGSNTCWQNAYKHLFAGCSEILAANEKRSRLAWHLSDCFQRHSGRSSFPDCDPKSPIATCLRALDDIAHKVYLEFYLETNSICYQLQAHAFKHETERLVTDLKSSAQYVEDKLDSIEEKSEHLLQDSKEIYKSLDSINIHTQQVAQTAKTVEGHIDVVLSHSRSVYDQTAKIAASQSQLQEGQDEMKRNLEDGVAMLKESYIYLGKEIVKLRDEAIEIENEVIKVGEAMSSRMNSLQSKADDIGNMAEISLDKQQQLLNGQSIALEGLNSLNEFLSKALEENGKALQHFAEYGHRQHEELLQRQGQIQSLHDHLMENSKTILSAQESFESKQATMFAALDKLSALTNAMLLESRMIKAFFIYAISIFVVFMLTSTKQTYNVRPFLYIGLCFTLFMEVIIIRLTNDDIEKQTWIINKARLIFMIAASCQLLYAIFTYRDYEMLNYEMLLTLTNKVNNMQKQKDLSWDMKTDYVDSSEWIDADLPDDVNCLDDPDYIVPEEIGENSITTSGTTKNYNLRSRHRFH